A section of the Paenibacillus odorifer genome encodes:
- a CDS encoding N-formylglutamate amidohydrolase, whose protein sequence is MHILSLIEQYELQFSNNNYFGDIGVDPSYSIVEGSLPVLVSAPHAINHFREHAVKPADMYTGSLALLLQKLTNCYCIYSKSFSKEDPNYILGGEYKAALRALVKEHRIQFVIDLHGASKLREFDIDLGTLYGTSIRENNLNDVVGIFNNNGITKVRQNHTFSASHPGTITSYCAKELLVQSIQIEINRNYRNPNAFDLFQKTIHSLEQIIKLLGGV, encoded by the coding sequence TTGCATATTTTATCTCTGATCGAACAGTATGAGCTACAATTCTCCAATAATAATTATTTTGGCGATATCGGGGTAGATCCCTCCTACTCGATTGTAGAAGGCTCCCTTCCTGTACTTGTCTCAGCTCCACATGCCATTAACCATTTTCGAGAACATGCTGTAAAACCAGCTGACATGTATACAGGCTCCCTTGCCCTCTTGTTACAAAAGCTCACTAATTGCTACTGTATTTATTCAAAGAGCTTCTCCAAAGAAGACCCAAATTACATCTTAGGCGGAGAATATAAGGCTGCGCTACGAGCGCTTGTCAAAGAACATCGCATTCAGTTTGTGATCGATCTGCACGGGGCTTCCAAACTTCGGGAGTTTGATATTGATCTAGGGACTCTGTACGGAACCTCTATACGAGAAAATAATTTAAATGACGTCGTAGGCATCTTTAACAATAATGGTATTACCAAAGTTCGACAAAATCATACATTTTCCGCATCCCATCCTGGAACGATTACTTCATATTGCGCTAAAGAATTGTTAGTTCAAAGTATTCAAATTGAAATTAATCGAAATTATCGTAACCCGAATGCGTTTGATTTATTCCAAAAAACCATTCATTCCCTTGAACAAATCATTAAACTATTGGGCGGTGTCTGA
- a CDS encoding carbohydrate ABC transporter permease: protein MSTVRALSPRTKGTKRRRKAEPVKIFSFITLVVTTFLMLLPLFFMVSTSLKSKREMLKFPPTFLPESWQWSNYTEIFDTLQFGTLYKNSLIIAGFSVVGTLISSALVAYGFARFRGTGNQVWFILLLSTMMLPYPAIMIPQFVLFSQMNWIDTFLPLIVPAFFGSAYNIFLLRQFFSTLPEELFDAGRIDGCGEIRMWATIAIPLSKPALATVAIFAFIYNWNDLLTPVLYLSSSDKFTLPVGMASLTSSRFRIPPWHLLMVASVLAMVPIVTLFAVAQKQFVEGIVLTGIK, encoded by the coding sequence ATGAGTACAGTCAGAGCGCTAAGCCCCCGGACTAAAGGAACAAAACGCCGCCGGAAAGCGGAGCCTGTTAAGATTTTCAGCTTTATTACTCTAGTAGTTACAACATTTCTGATGCTGCTTCCTTTGTTCTTCATGGTCTCCACTTCACTTAAGTCCAAACGCGAGATGCTGAAGTTCCCACCCACCTTTCTTCCGGAGAGCTGGCAGTGGAGCAATTACACAGAAATATTTGATACCCTGCAGTTCGGTACTCTTTATAAAAACAGTCTGATTATCGCCGGCTTTAGTGTTGTGGGAACCTTGATTTCTTCGGCGCTGGTTGCCTATGGATTCGCCAGATTCAGAGGTACAGGTAATCAGGTGTGGTTCATCCTGCTGCTGAGCACCATGATGTTACCCTATCCGGCCATTATGATTCCGCAATTTGTACTCTTTTCGCAAATGAACTGGATAGATACCTTTTTACCCCTGATCGTGCCTGCTTTCTTCGGCTCAGCCTATAATATTTTTCTGCTGCGCCAATTCTTCTCCACATTGCCTGAAGAGCTGTTTGATGCCGGACGCATTGATGGCTGTGGTGAAATACGGATGTGGGCTACCATAGCAATCCCACTCTCCAAACCTGCACTTGCGACCGTAGCTATCTTTGCTTTTATCTACAACTGGAATGATCTGCTTACGCCAGTGCTTTACTTAAGCTCATCAGATAAGTTCACGCTACCCGTCGGGATGGCTTCTCTTACCTCATCGAGGTTCCGCATTCCACCTTGGCATCTGCTAATGGTTGCTTCGGTTCTAGCTATGGTCCCAATCGTTACGCTGTTTGCTGTAGCCCAGAAACAGTTCGTCGAAGGGATTGTACTTACAGGGATTAAGTAA
- a CDS encoding carbohydrate ABC transporter permease codes for MINRENRRQTFYMYLFISPWIIGFLVFALYPILSSLYFSFTDYDIIHPPKFIGLANYTEMFHNDLFWKSVVVTLRYTFIGVPIQLALGLGFALLLHQTIPLRGFFRTAMYFPSMVSGVAMSLLWYWIFNPQIGLFNYILSWFGIHGPAWLMNPDTALYALIIMTFWTAGSGMILFLAGLQGVPASLIEAANLDGAGRFRIFLNITLPMISPVLLFQLIMGLIDSFQVFTQAFVMTQGGPNYSTWFYVYNLYTSAFKEYRAGYSSALAWVLLIVVMLCTALIMKLSNRYVHYEGGGRK; via the coding sequence ATGATCAATCGCGAGAACAGGCGGCAGACGTTCTACATGTATCTGTTCATTTCCCCTTGGATTATCGGCTTCCTAGTATTCGCCCTTTATCCTATCTTATCATCGCTTTACTTCAGCTTTACTGATTATGACATCATACACCCACCTAAATTTATCGGGCTCGCTAACTACACAGAGATGTTTCACAATGACCTGTTCTGGAAATCAGTGGTTGTCACGCTGAGATATACCTTCATCGGTGTACCTATCCAGCTTGCACTCGGTCTTGGCTTTGCGCTATTGCTCCACCAGACCATTCCTTTGCGCGGCTTTTTCAGAACAGCAATGTATTTTCCAAGCATGGTATCCGGCGTGGCCATGTCCCTGCTGTGGTACTGGATCTTTAACCCGCAGATCGGGCTCTTCAATTACATCCTTTCCTGGTTCGGCATTCATGGACCGGCTTGGCTGATGAACCCAGACACTGCACTATATGCCTTGATCATCATGACTTTCTGGACAGCAGGCTCAGGAATGATTTTATTCCTCGCAGGTCTGCAAGGCGTACCGGCTAGCTTGATCGAAGCCGCTAACCTTGACGGTGCCGGGCGCTTCAGAATCTTCCTGAACATTACCTTACCGATGATCTCTCCCGTGCTGCTCTTCCAACTGATTATGGGACTGATTGATTCCTTCCAAGTCTTTACCCAAGCTTTTGTCATGACTCAAGGGGGGCCGAATTACTCTACCTGGTTCTATGTCTATAATCTCTACACCAGCGCTTTCAAAGAATATCGTGCCGGTTATTCCTCAGCCTTGGCATGGGTGCTCCTTATCGTAGTTATGCTCTGCACCGCACTAATTATGAAATTGTCTAACCGTTATGTTCACTATGAAGGAGGCGGACGCAAATGA
- a CDS encoding ATP-grasp domain-containing protein, which produces MTTRPYLKMIQHSVTASGISFEEITPNFVYRATDGVKSFVMVDAEIGLNNSASTIIAMSKSLTYDVLHKANIPAVEHIYLPHPDSKFSNLNPYPLAERYFQACNGEVVMKQDNGAQGKHVYKINEIADLHEKLDLLFSLQLNGAIGPYYEAEIEYRIVTFNHQARVFLGKKRVLSWKHNLINGAVTIEVKDQAKQEALAELASRTSKALGLDFCSVDILETNQGLMVIEVNHKVMLDEYCKQNPSEVPGLSDLYREVILQRMNQL; this is translated from the coding sequence ATGACGACTAGACCTTACTTAAAAATGATCCAGCATTCTGTTACAGCCTCAGGGATTAGCTTTGAGGAAATTACACCAAATTTCGTATATAGAGCGACAGATGGAGTGAAATCATTTGTGATGGTAGACGCTGAGATCGGACTAAACAACAGTGCTTCTACGATTATTGCCATGAGTAAATCTCTAACTTATGATGTTTTGCATAAGGCGAATATCCCAGCCGTAGAACATATTTATTTGCCGCATCCTGACTCCAAATTTAGCAATTTGAATCCTTATCCATTGGCTGAGCGTTATTTCCAAGCGTGCAATGGGGAGGTAGTTATGAAGCAGGATAACGGGGCGCAGGGAAAGCATGTGTACAAAATCAATGAGATAGCCGATCTGCACGAAAAGCTCGATTTATTATTTTCTTTACAGCTTAATGGGGCAATAGGTCCTTATTATGAAGCGGAGATTGAGTATAGAATTGTAACCTTTAATCATCAGGCGCGTGTATTCCTTGGCAAAAAAAGAGTTCTTTCGTGGAAGCATAATTTGATTAACGGGGCTGTTACGATTGAGGTGAAAGATCAGGCCAAACAAGAGGCGCTGGCGGAGCTTGCCTCCCGGACCTCTAAAGCGCTGGGCCTTGATTTCTGCTCAGTAGATATCTTAGAGACAAATCAAGGCTTGATGGTGATTGAGGTTAACCATAAGGTGATGTTAGATGAATATTGCAAGCAAAATCCAAGTGAAGTACCTGGCCTCTCAGACCTTTACAGGGAAGTTATTCTTCAGCGTATGAATCAGTTATAA
- a CDS encoding N-acetylglucosamine kinase, protein MTYYLGIDGGGTKTYALLSDEHGNVLGKGKSGNGNHQTGALEAANSIQEATFGALAEAGLRLEDIQHTYLGLAGADREADYAILHPMIRQIGFTKYTINCDTMIGLRAGTNRPYGVALICGTGTNSAGRNLQGEHYQCGGFDYMYGDFGGGGALNIEVFRSVIRAWDGREQPTLLTGLLLKMLGYEEVGHMFHDFLDHWKKVPVNVARLLFEAAAEGDAVALEILHRQGVELGKSAAAIIHKLGMEQETFDVVLAGSLLTRGDRGWIRQPIEKAVHAAAPQATVVTLATEPVVGAVWSAMDQDGLTISSEVYEKMRKFQDYESIKQTTRQE, encoded by the coding sequence TTGACTTACTACTTGGGGATCGATGGGGGAGGCACGAAAACCTATGCTCTGCTAAGCGATGAACATGGCAATGTTCTTGGCAAAGGCAAGAGTGGTAACGGCAACCACCAGACAGGCGCCCTTGAGGCCGCCAACAGTATTCAAGAGGCCACATTCGGGGCGCTGGCTGAAGCCGGACTCCGGTTGGAAGACATCCAGCATACCTATCTCGGACTTGCCGGTGCTGATCGCGAGGCCGACTATGCTATTCTCCATCCGATGATACGCCAGATAGGATTCACCAAATACACCATTAACTGTGACACTATGATCGGTCTACGCGCCGGAACGAATCGCCCTTATGGTGTCGCGCTCATCTGCGGCACCGGCACCAATTCAGCAGGCAGAAACCTGCAGGGAGAGCATTATCAATGCGGCGGCTTTGACTATATGTACGGTGATTTTGGCGGGGGTGGCGCACTCAATATTGAGGTGTTTCGTTCCGTTATCCGAGCTTGGGACGGCCGGGAACAGCCCACCCTATTAACAGGCTTACTGCTAAAAATGCTAGGTTATGAGGAAGTTGGGCATATGTTTCACGATTTCCTCGATCATTGGAAAAAAGTACCTGTAAATGTTGCCCGCCTGCTCTTTGAAGCAGCAGCTGAAGGAGATGCCGTAGCATTGGAGATTTTACATCGGCAAGGGGTTGAACTAGGTAAGTCTGCGGCAGCTATCATTCACAAGCTAGGCATGGAGCAGGAGACCTTCGATGTGGTGCTGGCAGGAAGTCTGCTAACCCGAGGGGATCGCGGTTGGATTCGCCAGCCTATCGAGAAAGCTGTACACGCTGCAGCCCCTCAGGCAACCGTGGTTACCCTTGCCACAGAGCCTGTAGTCGGTGCAGTATGGTCAGCTATGGATCAAGATGGGTTGACCATTAGTAGTGAAGTATATGAGAAAATGCGGAAATTTCAGGATTATGAATCGATCAAACAAACTACAAGACAGGAGTGA
- a CDS encoding ABC transporter substrate-binding protein: MNKNRKSIALLLAATMLVVLALSGCSGGKSAGNALSGGNGDSTNSGGKAETVTITHYTIDSEDRTFVEKLIPDFEKLHPNIKVKVEKAPYEQFDSKLQTLIAGGKSPDVTSHWGYGGFAEYYNKGMLFDMTDLMKEDGFKAEDYSIPENLMGIYKVKDHTYGIPVNMYVTLMLYNKDMFDAAKLTYPTSDYEDKSWTFEKMVDEAKQMTLVSDDIAKTQYGVDFTWSERDMRPLYFGAEPYSEDTWTNGGVPSETYFDSPEVIAAYNKLFDLVFKDKVSPSSEWSKSVAGQNGDPFVAGKIGMSIGGSWNLAGANDFPFKIGVAAVPWGGNEKVRSTLYVDPLLILKDSKHPKEAFEWIKYLITSEVQEKSIELSGGNPPVNTEAAEAYYKHFEGIDPQDIKNVYEGAVNYGFESYNHLITNYSQINDMFINELQPVETGHKTVEEVMATIQKKVTEIIQR, encoded by the coding sequence ATGAACAAGAACAGGAAAAGTATTGCGCTTTTACTTGCAGCTACCATGCTCGTTGTTCTAGCCTTATCAGGCTGTAGCGGCGGCAAATCGGCGGGTAACGCCCTATCTGGAGGAAACGGTGACTCTACTAATTCTGGAGGCAAAGCAGAAACGGTAACAATTACCCATTACACAATAGATTCAGAAGACCGCACATTTGTCGAAAAATTAATCCCTGATTTCGAGAAGCTGCATCCGAATATTAAAGTGAAAGTGGAAAAAGCGCCTTATGAGCAGTTCGACAGCAAGCTGCAAACGCTAATTGCCGGCGGCAAATCGCCCGACGTGACAAGTCACTGGGGGTATGGAGGTTTCGCAGAATACTACAATAAGGGTATGTTGTTCGATATGACCGACCTTATGAAAGAGGATGGTTTCAAGGCAGAGGATTATAGTATCCCAGAGAATCTAATGGGTATCTACAAGGTTAAAGATCACACTTACGGCATCCCGGTCAATATGTATGTCACCTTAATGCTCTATAACAAAGACATGTTTGATGCTGCCAAACTGACTTATCCAACAAGCGATTATGAAGATAAGAGCTGGACGTTTGAAAAAATGGTCGACGAAGCTAAACAAATGACGCTTGTATCCGATGATATCGCCAAAACTCAATATGGCGTAGACTTCACTTGGTCCGAACGCGATATGCGGCCGTTATATTTTGGAGCGGAGCCTTACTCAGAAGATACATGGACTAATGGCGGCGTGCCTTCCGAGACTTATTTTGACTCCCCTGAAGTGATCGCTGCCTACAACAAGCTTTTTGATCTTGTCTTTAAGGATAAAGTCTCTCCTTCTTCCGAATGGAGCAAAAGTGTAGCTGGACAGAACGGCGATCCCTTTGTTGCTGGTAAAATCGGCATGTCTATCGGAGGCTCATGGAACCTTGCAGGTGCAAATGACTTCCCCTTCAAAATTGGCGTAGCCGCTGTACCATGGGGAGGAAACGAAAAGGTACGCAGCACCCTTTATGTCGATCCGCTGCTGATCTTGAAGGACTCCAAACATCCGAAGGAAGCTTTTGAATGGATCAAATACCTGATCACAAGCGAAGTGCAAGAGAAATCCATTGAGCTTAGTGGCGGTAACCCACCAGTCAACACCGAAGCTGCAGAAGCTTACTATAAACATTTTGAAGGTATCGATCCACAGGATATCAAAAATGTCTACGAGGGTGCTGTTAACTACGGCTTCGAATCCTATAACCACTTAATCACCAACTACTCGCAAATTAATGACATGTTCATTAATGAATTGCAGCCAGTAGAAACTGGACATAAGACGGTTGAAGAGGTGATGGCGACGATTCAGAAGAAGGTTACAGAGATCATTCAGCGATAA
- a CDS encoding LacI family DNA-binding transcriptional regulator, producing MKVSIFDVAKKSGLSVVTVSRVLNGAESVRENNRQKVLEAIKELDYRPNAAARSLASGKTGIIGIIVTTLQDSFFDAVVKELNEILAMHGYFLAISISTGIESDDSHYLIQEDRVDGLILLSPMEEDNYIVELKRRGIPYVLIDNQKPENDTYSITIDNFKGGYAATRHLLELGHTSIAHLCGQEMFRSTRERRSGFLQALQEQGLAPFEIVPGDFDIGMGYDTCKRWLKEGKLPTAVFAGDDNIALGVINALMEAGIQVPEEVAVVGYDDHYIASQLHPHLTTIRQPADKIGLAAADMLLKRISGKMKRGAGMRIDPELIVRESTGAE from the coding sequence ATGAAAGTTAGTATTTTTGATGTAGCCAAAAAATCCGGATTATCCGTTGTAACCGTATCCCGGGTGTTAAATGGGGCCGAATCGGTACGCGAGAATAATCGCCAAAAGGTGCTGGAGGCAATTAAAGAGCTGGATTACCGCCCTAATGCTGCGGCACGCAGTCTGGCAAGCGGTAAGACGGGAATTATCGGCATTATTGTCACTACCCTGCAAGATTCCTTTTTTGACGCAGTGGTCAAAGAGCTGAATGAAATATTAGCGATGCATGGTTATTTTTTAGCCATATCCATCTCAACAGGCATCGAATCGGATGATAGCCATTATTTAATTCAGGAGGATCGTGTAGACGGTTTAATTTTGCTCTCTCCGATGGAAGAGGACAATTATATTGTGGAGTTAAAACGGCGGGGTATCCCTTATGTGCTGATAGATAATCAGAAGCCCGAAAATGATACCTACTCCATCACGATCGACAACTTCAAGGGGGGATACGCAGCTACGCGTCATCTACTGGAGCTGGGACACACTTCAATCGCTCATCTCTGCGGTCAGGAAATGTTCCGGAGTACGCGGGAGCGGCGCAGTGGATTTCTACAGGCGCTTCAGGAACAAGGGCTGGCCCCCTTTGAGATCGTGCCTGGTGATTTCGATATTGGGATGGGATACGATACCTGCAAACGTTGGCTGAAGGAAGGAAAGCTGCCCACCGCCGTCTTCGCCGGGGATGACAATATCGCGCTTGGAGTCATCAATGCCCTGATGGAAGCGGGCATTCAGGTACCCGAAGAGGTGGCAGTGGTCGGCTATGACGATCATTATATTGCTTCACAGCTTCATCCACATCTGACAACAATACGTCAGCCTGCGGACAAAATCGGGCTGGCAGCCGCGGATATGCTGCTCAAACGCATCTCTGGAAAGATGAAACGTGGGGCCGGGATGCGGATTGATCCTGAACTTATCGTACGTGAATCTACCGGAGCTGAGTAG
- a CDS encoding 6-phospho-beta-glucosidase, whose translation MAANQGLKIAVIGGGSSYTPELVEGFILHYKELPVRELWLVDIEPGLRKLNIVGNLAKRMVEKSGLPIEVHLTTDRRKAIEGADFVSTQMRVGMLDARARDESIPLKYGVIGQETTGPGGMMKALRTIPVILDVCRDIEELAPNAWLLNFTNPAGMVTEAVLKYSKVKSIGLCNAPIGLIKQVSAKYNVAADRVYAEFVGLNHLHWITRIDVEGEDKLDDMLADTTSYSAKNVPAREWNPEFLQSLHALPSYYLKYFYMTDAMLEEQIESHKQGINRAEVVKRVEEELFELYGNLELSEKPKQLEQRGGAFYSEAAVNLMRSLHNGSNDIQTLNVANRGILDFLPDDASIEVNCVVTKNGPLPLPLTKIPTMAKGLIHAVKTYEQLAIDAAVTGDRALALQALAHHPLVPSVDVAIRMLDEMLEANKEFLPNFFAN comes from the coding sequence TTGGCAGCTAACCAAGGATTAAAGATTGCAGTTATCGGTGGAGGTTCTTCGTATACCCCAGAATTAGTAGAGGGATTCATTCTTCACTATAAAGAACTTCCCGTGCGCGAATTATGGCTTGTAGATATTGAGCCTGGTCTTCGCAAGCTGAATATTGTAGGTAACTTGGCAAAACGTATGGTGGAGAAATCCGGCCTTCCGATTGAGGTTCATCTGACAACAGACCGCCGTAAAGCGATCGAAGGCGCCGACTTCGTCAGCACTCAGATGCGTGTCGGCATGCTTGATGCCCGTGCTCGTGATGAGTCGATTCCGCTCAAATATGGCGTTATTGGCCAAGAAACAACAGGTCCTGGGGGAATGATGAAAGCACTGCGCACCATCCCTGTTATTCTGGATGTATGCCGTGATATCGAGGAACTGGCTCCCAACGCATGGCTGCTCAATTTCACTAACCCTGCTGGGATGGTCACCGAAGCCGTTCTGAAATATTCTAAGGTAAAAAGTATTGGCCTGTGCAACGCACCTATCGGCCTGATCAAGCAAGTCTCTGCCAAATATAATGTAGCAGCAGACCGTGTATATGCCGAATTTGTGGGCCTCAACCACTTGCACTGGATTACTCGTATCGATGTTGAAGGTGAAGACAAGCTGGACGATATGCTTGCAGATACAACCAGCTACAGCGCTAAGAACGTACCAGCAAGAGAATGGAACCCGGAATTCCTGCAATCCCTTCATGCACTGCCCTCATACTATTTAAAATATTTCTATATGACCGATGCCATGCTCGAAGAGCAGATAGAATCCCATAAACAAGGCATTAACCGTGCTGAAGTCGTTAAACGTGTAGAAGAAGAGCTCTTCGAGCTTTATGGCAATCTAGAGCTAAGCGAGAAGCCGAAGCAGTTGGAACAGCGCGGCGGTGCTTTTTACTCAGAAGCAGCTGTTAATCTCATGAGATCGCTTCATAACGGATCAAACGACATTCAGACCCTAAATGTCGCTAACCGTGGCATATTGGACTTCCTGCCAGATGACGCCAGCATTGAGGTGAACTGCGTGGTCACCAAAAACGGCCCGTTACCTCTGCCACTGACCAAAATTCCAACCATGGCTAAAGGACTCATTCATGCTGTCAAAACCTATGAACAGCTGGCGATTGACGCCGCTGTAACCGGAGACCGCGCCCTTGCCCTTCAGGCGCTCGCACATCACCCGCTTGTTCCGTCCGTGGACGTAGCGATTCGGATGCTGGACGAAATGCTGGAAGCTAATAAAGAGTTCCTGCCGAACTTTTTTGCGAATTAA
- a CDS encoding acetylhydrolase, translating to MRLLEITLVLFNVLLLGWLTLGRPKTQRGWLIGGGISTALLLIHAFVEGLRWPMIPVYLITLWAIVGGTRLFFRSAAKAARKPQRRWKTLVLTGVGAVYATVSIALPLLFPVFSFAEPTGPYKIGTVTYHWTDSAREEKFTETSGDSRELMVQIWYPASSEATGSPAPYLSDPTPYIEGLHEFLQLPEFLFSGLKLANTHAIANAGLADTETKYPVLLFSHGFMGYKNQNTFQVEQLVSHGYIVVGIEHAYSSVASVFPDKSVVKFDSEGKTGYEQMKYSFMDRRNEVWVEDAKYVLDQMEALSADDPSGLFTGRIDLEHMGMFGHSFGGATTVQMLIEDQRIQAGIDMDGVLYGEKRIPADGLKKPFLLMSADDTLKGVDQTSDAEIAALRTDRKEITAYYNELFARYEPVTAGGNYWLTFKHSKHMSFSDLYLLTPLFEWMEDVDVRGTHELINEYTLDFFDHYLKGQPLQYLNNNLGDHPKYTLQQGAE from the coding sequence ATGAGATTACTTGAAATCACACTTGTCTTATTTAATGTATTGTTGTTGGGTTGGCTAACCTTAGGACGGCCCAAAACACAGCGCGGGTGGCTGATCGGCGGCGGGATTTCTACTGCTTTACTGCTTATCCATGCATTCGTGGAAGGGTTGCGGTGGCCGATGATTCCAGTGTATCTGATCACACTGTGGGCAATCGTGGGCGGAACAAGACTTTTCTTCCGATCCGCAGCAAAGGCAGCAAGAAAACCGCAACGGCGTTGGAAAACACTAGTGCTGACTGGAGTTGGGGCGGTTTATGCTACCGTTTCCATTGCTCTGCCCCTCCTGTTCCCTGTATTTTCTTTTGCGGAGCCCACAGGTCCTTACAAGATAGGAACCGTCACCTACCATTGGACCGATTCTGCACGGGAAGAAAAGTTCACGGAAACATCTGGTGACTCCCGCGAATTAATGGTGCAAATCTGGTATCCAGCAAGTTCAGAGGCTACAGGGAGCCCGGCGCCATATTTATCTGATCCTACTCCGTATATAGAAGGGCTGCATGAATTTTTACAATTGCCGGAGTTTTTATTCTCAGGATTAAAACTGGCCAACACCCACGCTATTGCGAATGCCGGTTTGGCAGATACGGAAACTAAATATCCGGTGCTTCTTTTCTCGCATGGATTTATGGGCTACAAGAATCAGAACACCTTTCAAGTCGAGCAATTGGTAAGCCACGGCTATATTGTCGTAGGGATTGAACATGCTTATAGCAGCGTAGCTTCGGTATTTCCAGACAAGTCTGTGGTGAAGTTTGATTCAGAAGGAAAAACAGGCTATGAGCAAATGAAGTATTCTTTTATGGATCGGCGTAATGAAGTCTGGGTAGAAGATGCTAAGTATGTGCTGGATCAAATGGAGGCCTTATCTGCGGACGATCCTAGTGGTCTGTTTACAGGCCGGATTGATCTTGAACATATGGGCATGTTCGGTCATTCCTTTGGGGGAGCCACAACGGTGCAGATGCTGATAGAGGATCAAAGAATTCAAGCAGGCATTGATATGGATGGGGTGCTTTACGGTGAAAAGCGGATTCCTGCAGACGGCTTGAAGAAACCTTTTCTGCTCATGAGTGCCGATGACACCTTAAAAGGAGTAGACCAAACCAGCGATGCTGAAATCGCCGCACTACGGACGGATAGGAAAGAGATTACAGCCTACTATAATGAGCTATTCGCCCGGTATGAGCCAGTAACTGCAGGCGGGAACTATTGGCTGACCTTCAAACACAGCAAGCACATGAGCTTCTCAGATCTATATCTGCTTACCCCCTTGTTTGAATGGATGGAAGATGTAGATGTGCGCGGAACACATGAGCTGATTAATGAGTATACGCTGGATTTTTTTGACCATTATTTAAAAGGACAGCCCTTGCAATATTTGAATAACAACCTGGGAGACCATCCGAAGTATACACTTCAACAAGGTGCGGAATGA
- a CDS encoding bifunctional folylpolyglutamate synthase/dihydrofolate synthase: MEFTSQSQVEDMIYSSYLRAINNITQTLDEEVRKPELTRVLLDAVGSPDRNQKYILVTGSKGKGSTSRFISSLLSHLGYKVGLFTSPHLVDFNERIRVNGQAIATEDFVRLGNVIRGGFHQIEEQLAADEYQGPVGVALAIAALYFKEKGTDINVIECGRGGRFDDTNVLSNDWAVITPIMEEHVAHLGPDLNSITLHKLGIVKNNTTNVYVSKQKSGVLAIMKDNLSSNPVQYYEEQFLAESITTTSIGTTFDVRTKQAIYPSLTLPLLGQFQAVNAASAVSLCEEITGGPLDQEIVHHCFEQLQWPGRCEVIYHDPLTIIDGAIHRDSASYLAELIQLVNPERSRTVTSIIGVPKDKDYTGVLEVMSTVSDQLIVTKPDISHLIFPTDALLIAKSFLKKSSEFPCLEDALTYLKEQSPSEIIVIVGTQTLIGNAKRLFGQSLLNIGL; this comes from the coding sequence GTGGAATTCACTTCACAATCCCAAGTTGAAGATATGATCTACAGCTCTTATCTAAGAGCCATTAACAACATTACACAAACTTTGGATGAAGAAGTTAGAAAACCGGAGTTAACCAGAGTATTACTGGATGCAGTTGGAAGTCCGGATCGTAATCAAAAATACATACTGGTCACAGGCAGTAAAGGTAAAGGCTCCACCTCTAGATTTATCTCCTCTCTGTTAAGTCACTTGGGATATAAAGTGGGGTTATTCACCTCCCCTCACCTGGTGGATTTCAACGAAAGAATCCGGGTCAATGGGCAGGCAATAGCCACCGAAGACTTTGTACGATTAGGTAATGTAATTCGCGGGGGCTTCCACCAGATTGAGGAGCAGCTTGCTGCTGACGAATATCAAGGTCCGGTTGGGGTTGCTTTGGCTATTGCGGCTTTGTACTTTAAGGAGAAGGGTACAGATATCAATGTGATTGAATGCGGTAGAGGGGGAAGGTTTGATGACACCAATGTCCTGAGCAATGACTGGGCTGTCATTACCCCAATTATGGAAGAGCATGTAGCCCATTTGGGACCTGATCTGAACAGCATTACACTGCATAAGCTGGGGATTGTCAAAAACAACACAACAAATGTCTATGTTAGCAAACAGAAATCGGGAGTTCTTGCGATCATGAAGGACAACCTCTCCTCCAACCCTGTGCAATATTATGAAGAACAGTTTTTAGCTGAATCTATCACAACCACTTCTATCGGGACTACTTTTGATGTCCGGACGAAGCAAGCCATTTATCCATCCTTGACCCTCCCGCTATTGGGACAGTTTCAAGCGGTCAATGCTGCCAGTGCAGTGTCACTTTGTGAAGAGATTACAGGGGGACCCCTTGATCAGGAGATCGTACATCACTGTTTTGAACAATTACAATGGCCGGGGCGTTGTGAAGTTATCTATCATGATCCACTGACGATTATTGACGGAGCTATTCATAGAGATTCTGCAAGCTATCTGGCTGAACTTATTCAATTAGTGAATCCTGAGCGCAGCCGTACCGTCACATCCATCATCGGTGTCCCTAAGGATAAAGATTACACAGGGGTCCTTGAAGTCATGAGCACAGTCTCGGATCAACTAATCGTAACCAAACCCGATATAAGCCATCTAATTTTCCCTACGGATGCCCTGCTAATCGCCAAAAGTTTTCTCAAAAAAAGTTCCGAATTCCCTTGTTTAGAGGATGCTCTTACGTATCTTAAAGAACAATCACCTTCGGAGATTATTGTAATCGTGGGTACGCAAACTCTAATCGGAAATGCCAAAAGATTATTCGGGCAATCGCTGCTGAATATCGGCTTATAA